In Streptomyces canus, one DNA window encodes the following:
- a CDS encoding amidohydrolase family protein, which translates to MTKIWVNSGDSHVMEPADVWTERLPARLGARAPRSERGEKYEMLYIDGERIDRQLGDFMDAMRPPGAWDLKVRLKDLDQEGVWSQLAFPSMGFWLVSITDRELARETVRAWNDWAHEEILSKNKRVITTACVSTADIDDAVAEVERVAELGFKAVFLPCSTREGEEYALDRWEPLWTAVERAGLVLGFHIGTGGQNVVFRGPGGAVVNYMETTYPGMRVVSHMVAGGALDRHPDLRILIAEGGAGWMPAIGDRMDEAYRQHGMFVRPKLSRLPSEIIRQQVYASFQHDKSSVEIVESTGYRNVMWGDDYPHLEGTYGHTQSTLHDLFDGVSDDIRDRVTRGTFNELFGLPEQTPQEAAV; encoded by the coding sequence GCCGACGTGTGGACCGAGAGGCTGCCCGCGCGGCTCGGCGCCCGCGCCCCGCGCAGCGAGCGCGGCGAGAAGTACGAGATGCTCTACATCGACGGGGAGCGCATCGACCGCCAGCTCGGCGACTTCATGGACGCCATGCGTCCGCCGGGCGCCTGGGACCTGAAGGTCCGCCTCAAGGACCTCGACCAGGAGGGTGTGTGGTCCCAACTGGCCTTCCCCTCCATGGGGTTCTGGCTGGTGTCGATCACCGACCGGGAGCTGGCCCGGGAGACCGTACGGGCCTGGAACGACTGGGCCCACGAGGAGATCCTCAGCAAGAACAAGCGGGTCATCACCACCGCCTGCGTCTCCACGGCCGACATCGACGACGCGGTCGCCGAGGTGGAGCGGGTGGCGGAGCTGGGCTTCAAGGCGGTCTTCCTGCCGTGTTCCACCCGCGAGGGCGAGGAGTACGCGCTCGACCGCTGGGAGCCGCTGTGGACGGCGGTCGAGCGGGCCGGTCTGGTACTCGGCTTCCACATCGGCACGGGCGGACAGAACGTCGTCTTCCGCGGGCCCGGCGGCGCGGTCGTCAACTACATGGAGACCACGTACCCGGGCATGCGGGTGGTGTCCCACATGGTCGCGGGCGGCGCCCTGGACCGTCACCCCGACCTGAGGATCCTCATCGCGGAGGGCGGCGCGGGATGGATGCCGGCCATCGGCGACCGGATGGACGAGGCCTACCGCCAGCACGGCATGTTCGTCCGGCCCAAGCTGAGCCGACTGCCCAGCGAGATCATCAGGCAGCAGGTGTACGCCTCCTTCCAGCACGACAAGAGCTCGGTGGAGATCGTCGAGTCGACGGGCTACCGCAACGTGATGTGGGGCGACGACTACCCGCACCTGGAAGGCACCTACGGCCACACCCAGTCCACGCTGCACGACCTGTTCGACGGCGTGTCCGACGACATCCGCGACCGCGTCACGCGCGGCACCTTCAACGAGCTGTTCGGCCTGCCGGAGCAGACTCCCCAGGAGGCGGCCGTCTGA